A stretch of the Azorhizobium caulinodans ORS 571 genome encodes the following:
- the fmt gene encoding methionyl-tRNA formyltransferase → MRIVFMGTPDFSVPTLSEIVGRGHEVVGVYTRAPAPSGRRGLELVPSPVHTVAERFGIPVFTPKSLKGEEAAAQFRELGADVAVVVAYGLILPTSILDIPALGCLNLHASLLPRWRGAAPIQRAIMAGDKETGIAVMKMEAGLDTGPVGLLERVIIGPDMTAGELHDRLSYIGADLMGRALSALERGGLDFTPQPDEGIVYASKIEKAEARIDWSRPAAEVHNTIRGLSPFPGAWFPFGADEARVKVLRASLADGTGAPGTALDDQLTIACGTGAVRLTELQKAGKQPMSAATFLNGNDVPKGTRLA, encoded by the coding sequence ATGCGCATCGTCTTCATGGGCACGCCCGATTTCTCGGTGCCCACCCTGAGCGAGATCGTCGGCCGCGGGCACGAGGTGGTGGGGGTCTATACCCGCGCACCCGCGCCCTCGGGCCGCCGCGGCCTCGAACTCGTCCCCTCGCCCGTCCACACGGTGGCGGAGCGCTTCGGCATCCCGGTCTTCACGCCGAAATCGCTGAAGGGCGAGGAGGCTGCCGCGCAGTTCCGTGAGCTCGGCGCGGACGTGGCGGTGGTGGTCGCCTATGGCCTCATCCTGCCGACCAGCATCCTCGACATTCCGGCGCTGGGCTGCCTGAACCTCCATGCTTCGCTGCTGCCTCGCTGGCGCGGCGCCGCGCCCATCCAGCGGGCCATCATGGCGGGGGACAAGGAAACCGGCATCGCCGTCATGAAGATGGAAGCCGGGCTCGACACGGGCCCGGTGGGCCTGCTGGAGCGCGTCATCATCGGCCCCGACATGACGGCCGGCGAACTGCACGATCGCCTGAGCTATATCGGCGCCGACCTCATGGGCCGCGCGCTCTCGGCGCTGGAACGGGGCGGGCTCGATTTCACGCCGCAGCCGGACGAGGGCATCGTCTATGCGTCCAAGATCGAGAAGGCGGAAGCCCGCATCGACTGGAGCCGGCCGGCGGCGGAGGTGCACAACACCATTCGCGGCCTCTCCCCTTTCCCCGGCGCCTGGTTCCCCTTCGGAGCCGACGAGGCGCGGGTGAAGGTGCTGCGTGCTTCTCTTGCGGACGGCACGGGCGCGCCGGGGACGGCGCTCGACGACCAGCTCACCATCGCCTGCGGCACCGGCGCCGTGCGGCTGACGGAGCTCCAGAAGGCCGGCAAGCAGCCCATGAGCGCCGCCACATTCCTCAATGGCAATGACGTGCCCAAGGGCACGCGGCTGGCCTGA
- a CDS encoding DNA recombination protein RmuC codes for MTNTLLPAAGSGWASGDLIAGALVCLALLMAGLLVVVWRLAGARGQEGDESAARSDLLEAGLRDLARHQSETAGRVQAMAEVLAQRQSDMARAVSERLDSTSYRLGESFNTAARATHESLTTLAERLAMVERAEKSLSDLSSQVMSLRETLANKQARGAFGQARMEAIVSDGLPRDSFAFQYTLSNGRRPDCVIFLPGDPRPLVVDAKFPLEAVTAFREAQSAEARKAAGNRLAQDMMKHVNDVAERYLLPGETQDVAIIFVPSESVHAELHEHFDAVIQRAYRARVILVSPSLLMLAIQVVQAIAKDARMREQADAIRREVGLLVEDVARLRERVGDLSKHFALVGDDVSRVLVSADKIARRGLRLEQLDFTPAPPPSGVAAPGPVE; via the coding sequence ATGACGAACACGCTGCTTCCTGCCGCCGGCTCGGGCTGGGCGTCCGGTGATCTGATCGCCGGGGCGCTGGTCTGCCTCGCCCTGCTGATGGCGGGTCTGCTGGTCGTCGTCTGGCGGCTTGCCGGCGCGCGCGGGCAGGAGGGCGACGAAAGCGCGGCGCGGTCCGATCTTCTGGAAGCGGGCCTGCGCGATCTCGCGCGCCACCAGTCCGAGACCGCCGGCCGGGTGCAGGCCATGGCGGAGGTGTTGGCCCAGCGCCAGAGCGACATGGCGCGGGCGGTGTCCGAGCGGCTCGATTCCACCTCCTACCGGCTGGGGGAGAGCTTCAACACGGCGGCCCGCGCCACCCATGAGAGCCTGACGACGCTCGCCGAGCGCCTCGCCATGGTGGAGCGGGCGGAAAAGAGCCTCAGCGATCTGTCCTCGCAGGTGATGTCCCTGCGCGAGACGCTGGCCAACAAGCAGGCGCGCGGCGCCTTCGGGCAGGCGCGCATGGAGGCCATCGTCTCCGACGGCCTGCCACGCGACAGCTTCGCCTTCCAGTACACCCTCTCCAACGGCCGCCGGCCCGACTGCGTCATCTTCCTGCCCGGCGATCCGCGCCCGCTGGTGGTGGACGCCAAGTTCCCGCTGGAGGCCGTGACCGCCTTCCGCGAGGCGCAGAGCGCGGAGGCTCGCAAGGCGGCCGGCAACCGCCTCGCGCAGGACATGATGAAGCACGTCAATGACGTGGCCGAGCGCTATCTGCTGCCTGGCGAGACGCAGGACGTGGCCATCATCTTCGTGCCTTCCGAGAGCGTCCATGCCGAACTGCACGAGCATTTCGACGCCGTGATCCAGCGCGCCTACCGCGCCCGCGTGATCCTCGTCTCGCCCTCGCTGCTGATGCTGGCGATCCAGGTGGTGCAGGCCATTGCCAAGGATGCGCGCATGCGCGAACAGGCGGACGCGATCCGCCGCGAGGTGGGCCTGCTGGTGGAAGATGTGGCCCGTCTGCGCGAGCGGGTGGGCGATCTCTCCAAGCATTTCGCCCTCGTGGGCGACGACGTCTCGCGGGTTCTGGTCTCGGCCGACAAGATCGCGCGCCGGGGCCTGCGGCTGGAGCAGCTCGATTTCACGCCCGCCCCGCCGCCTTCCGGCGTCGCCGCGCCCGGACCTGTGGAATAG
- the def gene encoding peptide deformylase → MAILPILIIPEPQLRQISAPVPRIDKEIEKLAADMLETMYDAPGIGLAAIQVGVHKRVITIDIAREDAPKNPIVLINPEVVSASEETSFYNEGCLSIPEYYEEVERPAQVTVRYQDLKGATHEIAADGLLATCLQHEIDHLNGVLFIDHLSRLKRERVIKKFTKAARREAGA, encoded by the coding sequence ATGGCCATTCTCCCGATCCTCATCATTCCCGAGCCGCAGTTGCGGCAGATCTCCGCGCCGGTCCCGAGGATCGACAAGGAGATCGAGAAGCTTGCCGCCGACATGCTGGAAACCATGTATGACGCGCCGGGGATCGGGCTCGCCGCCATTCAGGTGGGCGTCCACAAGCGCGTCATCACCATCGACATCGCGCGCGAGGATGCGCCGAAGAACCCGATTGTCCTGATCAATCCGGAGGTTGTCTCGGCCTCGGAGGAGACCTCCTTCTACAATGAAGGCTGCCTCTCTATTCCCGAATATTACGAGGAAGTGGAGCGTCCGGCGCAGGTCACCGTGCGCTATCAGGACCTGAAGGGCGCGACCCACGAGATCGCGGCGGACGGTCTGCTCGCCACCTGCCTGCAGCACGAGATCGACCATCTCAACGGCGTGCTCTTCATCGACCATCTCTCGCGGCTGAAGCGAGAGCGGGTCATCAAGAAATTCACCAAGGCCGCCCGCCGCGAAGCCGGCGCCTGA
- a CDS encoding lysophospholipid acyltransferase family protein, which produces MHEAEAGDVGEAAAPDAPRKTRKPYVWNPPPVPDWADLRAGGERRATFLRYWRTAGLKDLGDFAFHYAFRFMPIDLCSAIGAAMGRLAGRFGYKENAIRARANLRRIDPTLSEAEIEARVRSHFENVGRVMAEFSILHRLVKAGRITVENDGPALKWSKDGPLIFISCHTGNWEATGALMHAVGIDWSAIYTPPGRPAQHVIANRVRARFGVHLLPPGAPGIRPTIRLLQEGGTLSMFCDEVHHGRVMAPLFGRPAHVDGNLAIAVRFARMTGAKIIVGHCTRLKGARFHVHCSDPVDLPSHTDPDVPLIEDVKVLDAMLEPIIRKNCGQWYFLDNSFD; this is translated from the coding sequence ATGCATGAGGCCGAGGCGGGGGACGTGGGGGAAGCGGCGGCGCCCGACGCGCCGCGCAAGACCCGCAAGCCTTATGTGTGGAACCCGCCCCCCGTGCCAGACTGGGCGGACCTGCGCGCCGGCGGGGAGCGGCGGGCCACTTTCCTGCGCTACTGGCGCACGGCGGGCCTCAAGGACCTCGGCGATTTCGCCTTCCATTATGCCTTCCGCTTCATGCCCATCGACCTGTGCTCGGCCATCGGCGCCGCCATGGGCCGCCTTGCCGGCCGCTTCGGCTACAAGGAGAACGCCATCCGCGCGCGGGCCAATCTGCGCCGCATCGACCCTACGCTCTCGGAGGCCGAGATCGAGGCCAGGGTGCGCAGCCATTTCGAGAATGTCGGCCGGGTGATGGCCGAGTTCTCCATCCTGCACCGTCTGGTGAAGGCCGGGCGCATCACGGTGGAGAACGACGGGCCGGCGCTCAAATGGAGCAAGGACGGCCCGCTCATCTTCATCTCCTGCCACACGGGCAACTGGGAGGCGACCGGTGCGCTGATGCATGCCGTGGGGATCGACTGGTCGGCCATCTACACGCCGCCCGGCCGTCCGGCCCAGCATGTCATCGCCAACCGCGTGCGGGCCCGCTTCGGCGTCCATCTGCTGCCGCCGGGGGCGCCGGGCATCCGGCCGACCATCCGCCTGCTGCAGGAGGGCGGCACGCTCTCCATGTTCTGCGACGAGGTGCACCACGGCAGGGTGATGGCGCCCCTCTTCGGCCGTCCGGCCCATGTGGACGGCAACCTTGCCATCGCCGTGCGCTTTGCGCGGATGACCGGCGCGAAGATCATCGTCGGCCACTGCACGCGGCTGAAGGGCGCCCGCTTCCATGTCCACTGTTCGGACCCGGTGGACCTGCCCTCGCACACCGACCCCGACGTGCCGCTGATCGAGGACGTGAAGGTCCTCGATGCGATGCTGGAGCCCATCATCCGCAAGAATTGCGGGCAATGGTATTTCCTCGACAACAGCTTCGACTGA
- a CDS encoding NAD(P)/FAD-dependent oxidoreductase, with translation MQNTNVDQATARPRVVIVGGGFGGIEAAKGLAGAPVEVTLLDRQNHHCFQPLLYQVATASLSPAEVAWPIRGILSEQTNATVLMAEVTGVDTERREVVASGTRVPYDYLVLASGASHAYFGHDEWAPFAPGLKRIEDATEIRRRVLLAFERAELARDEEERRRLLTFVVVGGGPTGVEMAGAISELARHALPLDFRRFDPRDARIILVEAGPRVLPVFPEHLSEYTRKSLERIGVEVRTGTMVTGCDAEGVSLAEGRIEASTIIWAAGVVASDAGAWVGAAMDRAKRVEVGPDLSIAGHPDVFAVGDTALAKQEDGRPVPGIAPAAKQMGHYVAGVIAARVSDAPAPPPFRYRHQGDLATIGRKAAVVKLKHLELTGFLGWAFWGLVHVYFLISPRNRFAVAFNWLWDYVTFQRGARLITQRRPVESGADTMRVKKVGG, from the coding sequence ATGCAGAACACAAACGTCGATCAGGCAACGGCCCGGCCGCGCGTCGTCATCGTCGGCGGCGGCTTTGGTGGGATCGAGGCAGCCAAGGGGCTCGCCGGTGCGCCGGTCGAGGTGACGCTGCTCGACCGCCAGAACCACCACTGCTTCCAGCCTCTACTCTATCAGGTGGCCACCGCCAGCCTCTCGCCGGCGGAGGTGGCCTGGCCCATTCGCGGCATTCTGTCGGAGCAGACCAATGCCACGGTCCTCATGGCCGAGGTGACGGGCGTGGACACGGAGCGGCGCGAGGTCGTCGCCTCCGGCACGCGCGTACCCTACGACTATCTGGTGCTGGCAAGCGGGGCGAGCCATGCCTATTTCGGCCATGACGAATGGGCGCCGTTCGCGCCCGGCCTGAAGCGTATCGAGGATGCGACGGAAATCCGCCGCCGCGTGCTCCTCGCCTTCGAGCGGGCAGAGCTCGCCCGCGACGAGGAGGAGCGGCGGCGTCTGCTCACCTTCGTGGTGGTGGGCGGCGGACCGACGGGGGTGGAAATGGCAGGCGCCATTTCGGAACTCGCCCGCCACGCGCTCCCGCTCGATTTCCGCCGGTTCGACCCGCGCGATGCCCGGATCATTCTCGTGGAGGCGGGGCCGCGCGTGCTGCCGGTCTTCCCGGAGCATCTCTCCGAATATACCCGCAAGAGCCTGGAACGCATCGGGGTGGAGGTGCGCACGGGCACCATGGTCACGGGGTGCGATGCCGAGGGCGTGAGCCTTGCGGAAGGCCGCATCGAAGCCTCGACCATCATCTGGGCGGCGGGCGTCGTTGCTTCCGATGCGGGCGCCTGGGTGGGCGCGGCCATGGACCGGGCGAAGCGCGTGGAGGTTGGACCGGATCTCAGCATCGCCGGCCATCCGGACGTTTTCGCCGTGGGCGATACCGCCCTTGCGAAGCAGGAAGACGGCCGCCCGGTGCCCGGCATCGCGCCGGCCGCCAAGCAGATGGGCCATTATGTGGCGGGCGTGATCGCCGCGCGCGTCTCAGACGCCCCGGCGCCCCCGCCCTTCCGCTACAGGCACCAGGGCGATCTCGCCACCATCGGCCGAAAGGCGGCGGTGGTGAAGCTGAAGCATCTGGAGCTCACCGGCTTCCTCGGCTGGGCCTTCTGGGGGCTCGTCCACGTCTACTTCCTCATCAGCCCGCGCAACCGCTTCGCGGTCGCCTTCAACTGGCTGTGGGACTATGTGACGTTCCAGCGCGGCGCGCGGCTGATCACCCAGCGCAGGCCCGTCGAGAGCGGTGCGGACACCATGCGCGTGAAGAAGGTGGGCGGCTGA
- the mutM gene encoding bifunctional DNA-formamidopyrimidine glycosylase/DNA-(apurinic or apyrimidinic site) lyase, whose translation MPELPEVETVRRGLLPVLQGAVIESAEARRPDLRWPLPEGFAERLTGRRVEAVGRRAKYLLADLDGGEVLIVHLGMSGSIRIEGAQVKGRPAGFYHPRGEPGTHDHVVFHLAGGATVTFNDPRRFGAMLLVPYDQLDSHPLLSSLGPEPLGNTFHADYLAQACAGRRTNLKAALLDQKVVAGLGNIYVSEALHRAGLSPRRMASTLASASGAPNVRTERLVTAIRDVLREAIQAGGSSLKDHRQVNGELGYFQHNFKVYDREGEPCPTLRCKGHVQRIVQAGRSTFFCATCQR comes from the coding sequence ATGCCTGAACTCCCAGAGGTGGAGACTGTCCGCCGGGGGCTGCTCCCCGTTTTGCAAGGGGCTGTGATCGAGAGTGCCGAAGCCCGCAGGCCGGACCTGCGCTGGCCGCTGCCGGAGGGGTTCGCGGAGCGGCTGACCGGCCGCCGGGTCGAGGCGGTGGGGCGGCGGGCGAAATATCTGCTGGCGGATCTCGACGGCGGAGAGGTGCTGATCGTGCATCTCGGCATGTCCGGCTCCATCCGCATCGAGGGTGCGCAGGTGAAAGGCCGGCCCGCGGGCTTCTATCATCCGCGCGGAGAACCCGGCACGCACGACCATGTGGTGTTCCATCTCGCCGGCGGCGCCACCGTGACCTTCAATGACCCCCGCCGCTTCGGCGCCATGCTGCTGGTGCCCTATGACCAGCTGGACAGTCATCCGCTCCTGAGCAGCCTCGGGCCGGAGCCGCTCGGCAACACCTTCCACGCGGACTATCTGGCGCAGGCCTGTGCCGGCCGGCGCACCAACCTCAAGGCCGCGCTGCTCGACCAGAAGGTGGTCGCCGGGCTGGGCAACATCTATGTGAGCGAGGCCCTGCATCGGGCGGGCCTCTCGCCGCGCCGGATGGCCTCGACCCTCGCCTCCGCGTCCGGCGCGCCCAATGTGCGCACCGAGCGCCTTGTAACCGCCATCCGGGACGTGCTGCGCGAAGCCATCCAGGCGGGTGGTTCTAGCCTGAAGGACCATCGTCAGGTGAATGGCGAACTGGGCTATTTCCAGCACAATTTCAAGGTCTATGACCGCGAGGGTGAGCCATGCCCGACCCTGCGGTGCAAGGGGCATGTGCAGCGCATCGTGCAGGCGGGCCGCTCCACCTTCTTCTGCGCCACCTGCCAGCGCTGA
- a CDS encoding enoyl-CoA hydratase, with the protein MAYETILVETHGKVGLIRLNRPQALNALNRQIITELNAALDAFEADTGIGCIILTGSEKAFAAGADIKEMQDFTYPQTYLDDFIASWERLSRTRKPVIAAVAGFALGGGCELAMMCDFILAADTAKFGQPEIKLGVMPGAGGTQRLTRFVGKSKAMEMCLTGRFMDAAEAERAGLVSRVIPAADLVDEALKVAAVIADMSRPVAMMTKESVNRSYETTLTEGIRFERRVFHSMFALADQKEGMSAFVEKRKPNFGG; encoded by the coding sequence ATGGCTTACGAGACGATCCTGGTCGAAACCCATGGCAAGGTTGGCCTCATCCGCCTGAACCGGCCGCAGGCGCTGAACGCGCTCAATCGCCAGATCATCACCGAGCTGAATGCCGCCCTCGATGCCTTCGAGGCCGACACGGGCATCGGCTGCATCATCCTCACCGGCTCGGAAAAGGCCTTCGCCGCCGGCGCCGACATCAAGGAGATGCAGGACTTCACCTATCCCCAGACCTATCTGGACGACTTCATCGCCTCCTGGGAGCGCCTCTCGCGCACCCGCAAGCCGGTGATCGCGGCGGTGGCGGGCTTCGCGCTCGGCGGCGGCTGCGAACTCGCCATGATGTGCGACTTCATCCTCGCCGCGGACACGGCAAAGTTCGGCCAGCCGGAGATCAAGCTCGGCGTGATGCCTGGCGCCGGGGGCACCCAGCGCCTGACGCGCTTCGTCGGCAAGTCCAAGGCCATGGAGATGTGCCTCACCGGCCGCTTCATGGATGCGGCGGAGGCCGAACGGGCCGGGCTCGTCTCCCGCGTCATTCCCGCTGCCGATCTGGTGGACGAGGCGCTGAAGGTGGCGGCGGTCATTGCCGACATGTCGCGCCCCGTCGCCATGATGACCAAGGAGAGCGTGAACCGCTCGTACGAGACCACGCTCACCGAAGGCATCCGCTTCGAGCGGCGGGTCTTCCATTCCATGTTCGCACTGGCGGATCAGAAGGAAGGCATGAGCGCCTTCGTCGAGAAGCGGAAGCCGAATTTCGGCGGCTGA